From Opitutaceae bacterium, the proteins below share one genomic window:
- a CDS encoding heparinase II/III family protein yields the protein MHITPINSAEAVFAPFFDENLGELSHWTCDAPGAVGLRLTQSWAFVIVNWERPAADGLVLRLQRNFDGFDCSAYNRLIVSINLPEGSIIRLRAETDAGPVERTGPPSGTTRREEWLDLGGAHQIQSLRVEVRTDHLSAGSGWLLWFGLQDTGRLPFHLAQWEGYDERWEAYLQPPDFEPEFKPTYGLMINADELDDIRRRFASTHAMDELRTAAGMAREVRPESLIGENINFWNFNGFRREREMGRMLPLHGPYAAQAGVLWRDKDLCRLAARFALSMVHCDHWEDVFFAFFRGSNWDQRGFVQSIATWDCAVILDLCGEWFTPLGRELILRRISTEAHGAMCHASWWWEYMYHTNQMAWISPARLYGLLILEQTMPARCGNHPKPPSRVAAHTDIAWTNLQDNLEKCMLPDGGYVEGCTYFTWVARQAVLCALLYGRGRHMDIRQLVPPALFRTETLAEILVSTDDNQDMILTGDACVAFGEALAFLAWLMPRSHWVTLYRKSLRRAGAAPMLLALRFDSEIPAEGPDFAPFLEMPDTGMMASVRRLGTEWVKLFILGNKADGDHQHEDKGNFILECAGDSFAFDFGVVDYANPVTELLKHCQRHNMLTPWSETERPRPRNPIHLDIKPVGHGDGESFRASMDVSPGWDGWFSRWQRTWDSSAPDRLTIIDDWSVERGEGVIFHWTTRLPIRLEGTRAVIKGSRATAVLSFPEEVEAVVEELPLMDPGRRAIDEQRRDIIQFGWTHAATQPRLTLRQRGRSGTLRVDVQLSLND from the coding sequence TTGCACATCACCCCGATCAATAGTGCGGAAGCTGTCTTTGCCCCGTTCTTTGATGAGAACCTCGGAGAGCTCTCACATTGGACCTGTGACGCACCCGGTGCCGTTGGCCTCAGACTGACCCAGAGTTGGGCCTTCGTCATCGTCAATTGGGAACGGCCGGCAGCTGACGGTCTTGTCCTTCGCCTGCAGCGCAACTTTGATGGATTTGACTGCTCTGCCTACAACCGTCTGATCGTCAGCATCAACCTGCCGGAGGGCAGCATCATCCGCCTGAGGGCCGAAACCGATGCCGGACCCGTCGAAAGAACCGGGCCGCCTTCCGGGACCACCCGCCGGGAAGAGTGGCTCGACCTTGGCGGCGCACATCAGATCCAGTCCCTTCGGGTGGAAGTCCGGACCGACCACCTCTCGGCCGGTTCCGGCTGGCTTCTCTGGTTCGGACTCCAGGATACCGGCCGGCTCCCCTTCCATCTCGCCCAATGGGAAGGTTACGATGAGCGGTGGGAGGCGTATCTTCAGCCCCCCGACTTCGAACCGGAGTTCAAACCCACCTACGGTTTGATGATCAACGCGGATGAACTGGATGACATCCGCAGACGCTTCGCCTCGACCCACGCCATGGATGAGCTGCGAACGGCGGCCGGCATGGCCAGGGAGGTCCGGCCGGAGAGCCTGATCGGGGAAAACATCAATTTCTGGAATTTCAACGGCTTCCGCCGCGAGCGGGAAATGGGCCGCATGCTTCCCCTCCATGGACCTTACGCGGCCCAGGCCGGCGTGCTCTGGCGCGACAAGGACCTCTGCCGCCTCGCCGCCCGTTTTGCCCTGAGCATGGTGCACTGCGACCATTGGGAAGATGTCTTCTTCGCCTTTTTCCGCGGAAGCAACTGGGATCAACGCGGATTCGTCCAATCCATTGCGACCTGGGACTGCGCGGTCATCCTCGATCTCTGCGGCGAATGGTTCACTCCGCTGGGCCGGGAGCTGATCCTGCGGCGGATCTCCACCGAAGCCCATGGAGCGATGTGTCATGCGTCTTGGTGGTGGGAATACATGTACCACACCAACCAGATGGCGTGGATTTCTCCCGCCCGGCTTTATGGTCTCCTCATCCTGGAGCAGACCATGCCCGCACGTTGCGGGAACCACCCGAAGCCGCCGTCCCGCGTGGCGGCCCATACCGATATCGCCTGGACCAATCTGCAGGACAACCTTGAGAAATGCATGTTGCCGGACGGAGGCTATGTCGAGGGGTGCACCTATTTTACCTGGGTGGCCAGGCAGGCCGTTCTCTGCGCCCTCCTCTACGGCCGGGGACGTCATATGGATATCCGCCAACTGGTCCCGCCCGCGCTCTTCCGGACCGAGACGCTGGCCGAGATCCTCGTCTCCACGGATGACAATCAGGACATGATCCTGACCGGCGACGCCTGTGTCGCTTTCGGCGAAGCGCTCGCCTTCCTGGCCTGGCTCATGCCCCGATCCCACTGGGTCACCCTCTATCGGAAATCCCTTCGCCGGGCCGGTGCCGCTCCCATGCTCCTCGCCTTGCGATTTGACAGCGAAATACCGGCAGAGGGTCCCGACTTCGCCCCATTCCTGGAAATGCCGGATACCGGCATGATGGCCTCGGTCCGACGACTGGGGACCGAGTGGGTCAAACTCTTCATCCTCGGGAACAAGGCCGACGGCGACCATCAGCATGAGGATAAGGGCAACTTCATTCTGGAATGTGCCGGCGACAGCTTTGCCTTTGATTTTGGTGTGGTCGACTACGCCAACCCGGTGACGGAATTGCTCAAGCACTGCCAGCGCCACAATATGCTCACGCCATGGAGCGAGACGGAACGACCCAGGCCCCGGAACCCGATTCACTTGGACATCAAACCCGTCGGGCACGGGGACGGGGAATCCTTTCGCGCCTCCATGGATGTGTCTCCGGGTTGGGATGGCTGGTTCAGCCGATGGCAGCGCACCTGGGATTCATCCGCACCGGATCGACTGACCATCATCGACGATTGGTCGGTTGAACGAGGAGAGGGTGTGATCTTTCACTGGACGACGCGTCTGCCCATTCGCCTTGAAGGCACTCGAGCGGTCATCAAGGGAAGCCGGGCGACCGCGGTCCTGTCGTTTCCCGAAGAGGTCGAGGCCGTCGTCGAGGAGCTTCCGCTCATGGATCCCGGTCGACGGGCCATCGACGAGCAGCGTCGCGACATCATCCAGTTCGGCTGGACCCACGCCGCGACGCAGCCCCGGCTCACCTTGAGGCAGCGTGGCCGCAGTGGAACCCTGCGGGTCGATGTTCAATTGTCACTGAACGATTGA
- a CDS encoding heparinase II/III family protein, translated as MKLTPINSAEAVFEPFHDPEISGFKEWTVESDGVRGFKVWQNWIWVQWSWEAPADDGQVVHFHRKLDLDCSNYDRLIVCVAMPEGSMVSLEAVTDAGRRIRRGDPFGPTKREEWLPLEGARRITSLSIRAHFPKGPSGDGWIYWMALQSTDRLPAHLDQWAGYDERWEKYLQPPEFVPSFNPAFGLLLKADELEAVRREFAETPAADAMREAAVDARAVRPESLIGQYVNMWNSNSLRRERDHGKVIMIHGANAAQAGMLLKDRELCRLAARFAISMAHCERWDDCFVCYMPGSSWEQRSFVQSVCVFETALILDLCGEWFTDVGRNLILRRIAEEGLGNLNFNTWWWEYIFHCNQLTWFAPGRILGYLLLERTMPAKCGDHPPPETSRVAPYTELAVKDLLENLHHILLPDGGYVEGPTYFTWVIRQAFVSLHLYARARGRTLAEVMPTQIKSTAVMAEVLYSTDDRQDMILICDAMYAFPEALAYLAAYLPDSHWVNIYRKQLSRAGAAPSLLAMSLSADIPESGPPLRPFVDMPETGMMCSVRRLQGEFVRLFLMGNRAGAGHTHEDKGSFVLEFAGDTFAQEFGVVDYSNPLTESLKHAQRHNMLTPLSMDERPSPACPILSAIRPTGAGDETRFHAAMDVSPGWEGWFRKWIRTWDSPTPDELVITDEWAVEKGNGVVFHWTTTLPMKREDNTIIIEGRRGIVEITIPPGTEAIIEALPLMNPDRRAIDELRREMVRFGLTHAETQPRLRIIKQGKGGILQVRVQLRLKS; from the coding sequence ATGAAACTCACTCCCATCAACAGTGCCGAAGCCGTCTTCGAACCCTTTCACGATCCCGAGATCAGCGGATTCAAGGAATGGACGGTCGAATCCGATGGCGTCCGGGGATTCAAGGTCTGGCAGAACTGGATCTGGGTACAGTGGTCGTGGGAGGCACCCGCGGATGACGGCCAGGTCGTTCACTTCCACCGGAAACTCGATCTCGATTGCTCCAATTACGACCGTCTCATAGTCTGCGTGGCCATGCCCGAGGGCAGCATGGTCAGTCTTGAAGCGGTGACCGATGCCGGTCGCCGCATCCGCCGGGGCGATCCCTTCGGTCCCACCAAGCGCGAGGAATGGCTGCCGCTCGAGGGAGCCCGGCGCATCACCTCCCTCTCCATCAGGGCACACTTTCCAAAAGGACCTTCCGGAGACGGCTGGATCTATTGGATGGCCCTCCAGAGCACCGACCGACTTCCCGCCCATCTTGATCAGTGGGCGGGCTATGATGAACGGTGGGAGAAATACCTGCAACCGCCCGAGTTTGTGCCTTCCTTCAATCCGGCTTTCGGGCTGCTTCTGAAGGCGGATGAACTTGAAGCCGTGCGCAGGGAGTTTGCCGAAACGCCGGCCGCTGATGCCATGCGGGAGGCGGCCGTTGACGCCCGAGCCGTCCGGCCCGAGAGCCTGATCGGTCAATACGTCAATATGTGGAACTCGAATTCGCTCCGACGTGAACGCGACCACGGGAAAGTCATCATGATTCACGGAGCCAACGCGGCCCAGGCGGGCATGCTCCTCAAGGACAGGGAACTCTGTCGGCTGGCCGCGCGATTCGCAATCAGCATGGCGCACTGCGAGCGCTGGGACGACTGTTTTGTCTGCTATATGCCGGGCAGTTCCTGGGAGCAGCGCAGCTTTGTCCAATCCGTCTGTGTCTTTGAAACCGCTCTGATCCTCGACCTCTGTGGCGAATGGTTCACCGATGTCGGACGGAACCTGATACTGCGGCGGATCGCCGAAGAGGGCCTCGGCAATCTGAATTTCAACACCTGGTGGTGGGAGTACATCTTCCACTGCAACCAGCTCACCTGGTTCGCCCCCGGGCGGATCCTTGGATACCTGTTGCTCGAGCGGACCATGCCCGCGAAGTGCGGCGATCACCCTCCCCCGGAAACTTCGCGGGTCGCCCCCTACACCGAACTCGCGGTCAAGGACCTGCTGGAAAACCTGCACCACATTCTCCTGCCCGACGGCGGCTACGTCGAAGGGCCCACCTATTTCACCTGGGTCATCCGCCAGGCCTTCGTTTCCCTGCACCTCTATGCCCGGGCCCGCGGCCGCACCCTGGCCGAGGTCATGCCCACCCAGATCAAGTCCACCGCGGTCATGGCGGAGGTCCTCTATTCTACGGACGATCGGCAGGATATGATTCTGATCTGCGATGCGATGTATGCCTTTCCCGAAGCCCTTGCCTACCTCGCCGCCTACCTGCCGGACAGTCACTGGGTGAACATTTATCGGAAACAATTGTCGCGTGCCGGGGCCGCTCCGTCGCTTCTCGCCATGAGTTTGTCGGCGGATATCCCCGAGTCGGGGCCGCCCCTGCGGCCCTTTGTCGACATGCCCGAGACCGGGATGATGTGCTCGGTCCGTCGCCTGCAGGGAGAATTCGTCAGACTCTTCCTCATGGGCAATCGGGCCGGAGCCGGTCATACCCATGAAGACAAGGGCAGTTTCGTCCTTGAGTTCGCCGGTGATACATTCGCCCAGGAATTTGGAGTGGTCGACTACAGCAATCCGCTGACCGAGTCGCTGAAGCATGCCCAGCGCCACAACATGCTCACGCCTCTGTCGATGGATGAGCGTCCCTCCCCGGCCTGCCCGATCCTGTCCGCCATCCGGCCGACCGGCGCCGGGGACGAGACCCGATTCCATGCCGCGATGGATGTCAGCCCCGGATGGGAAGGCTGGTTCAGGAAATGGATACGCACCTGGGACTCACCGACCCCCGATGAACTCGTCATCACCGATGAATGGGCTGTGGAAAAGGGAAACGGCGTTGTCTTCCACTGGACCACGACTCTCCCGATGAAACGCGAAGATAACACCATTATCATCGAAGGCAGGCGCGGTATTGTCGAGATCACCATTCCACCTGGAACAGAAGCAATCATCGAGGCACTGCCCCTGATGAACCCCGACCGCCGGGCGATTGACGAACTTCGTCGCGAAATGGTGCGTTTCGGCCTGACCCACGCCGAAACCCAGCCCCGATTGCGGATTATCAAACAAGGAAAAGGCGGGATTCTGCAGGTCAGAGTTCAGTTGAGGCTCAAGTCGTAG
- a CDS encoding DUF4252 domain-containing protein translates to MKKSNPLSAISRLAILTAAVIAPSFASAAGSVTDGFARAADREYVEVNLDRNLIELALGIVASKEPALAATFQDIDRVSVRVIGLDESNRSASLARVGEIRTTLESDGWTSIVSVNEGQGGDNVSILARVVDDAITGLVITVIDAEDEVVVIDISGRVKTEQIAALIDRLNIEGLGDLSNLLEEV, encoded by the coding sequence ATGAAAAAGTCAAATCCACTCTCAGCCATCAGCCGTCTCGCCATTCTGACTGCCGCCGTCATCGCACCGTCCTTCGCGTCCGCTGCCGGATCCGTGACCGACGGGTTTGCTCGCGCGGCGGATCGCGAATATGTCGAGGTCAACCTGGACCGGAATCTCATTGAACTGGCCCTCGGCATCGTGGCCTCGAAGGAACCCGCCCTCGCCGCCACTTTCCAGGATATCGACCGGGTCAGCGTCAGGGTGATCGGCCTGGACGAAAGCAACCGGAGCGCTTCGCTCGCGCGGGTCGGCGAAATCCGGACCACCCTGGAGTCGGACGGATGGACCTCGATCGTGTCCGTCAACGAAGGCCAGGGGGGCGACAATGTATCCATTCTGGCCCGTGTTGTCGACGATGCCATCACCGGTCTCGTCATCACCGTGATTGACGCGGAAGACGAAGTCGTGGTCATCGATATTTCCGGACGAGTCAAAACCGAGCAGATCGCCGCCCTTATCGACCGCCTGAACATCGAAGGGCTCGGTGACCTCTCCAATCTCCTGGAGGAAGTCTGA
- a CDS encoding amidohydrolase family protein, giving the protein MDTPLDLHHGIPYSLTSWDAAMPESVTIDAHHHFWRYDPEEYGWIGDSLKKIRRDFLPEDLEREMASAGVDGVVSVQARQSLVETRWLMDLAARNDFIRGVVGWVDLRSPRLESDLESLATMRKLKGIRHGLQSEPDDALVECDDFNRGIRALKRISLAYDLLVVEHQLPAAIRLVDRHPEQVFILDHIAKPRIRDGLMEPWQTHVRDLARRPNVFCKLSGMVTEADFLSWTGEQLRPYFEIVLDAFGPQRLMFGSDWPVCLVACGYQRWRDLVFGWLTNLSTDEQARVLGGTAIEAYRL; this is encoded by the coding sequence ATGGACACCCCGCTGGATCTTCACCATGGAATTCCCTATTCCCTGACATCCTGGGATGCCGCCATGCCCGAATCAGTGACGATCGATGCCCACCACCACTTCTGGCGATACGATCCGGAGGAGTATGGCTGGATCGGCGATTCCCTGAAGAAGATCCGCCGTGATTTCCTGCCGGAAGACCTGGAGCGGGAGATGGCGTCGGCGGGTGTCGACGGCGTGGTCTCCGTGCAGGCGCGACAAAGCCTGGTCGAGACTCGGTGGTTGATGGATCTGGCGGCTCGGAACGACTTTATCCGGGGAGTGGTGGGGTGGGTCGATCTTAGGTCACCCCGGTTGGAATCCGATCTGGAATCACTGGCAACGATGCGGAAGCTGAAGGGTATCCGGCACGGTCTTCAATCGGAACCGGATGACGCCCTGGTCGAGTGTGACGATTTCAATCGGGGCATTCGGGCGTTGAAGCGCATCTCATTGGCCTATGATCTCCTGGTCGTGGAACACCAACTCCCGGCGGCGATCCGTCTGGTGGATCGGCATCCGGAACAGGTCTTCATCCTCGATCATATCGCCAAACCCCGGATCCGGGACGGGCTGATGGAGCCCTGGCAGACACACGTTCGTGATCTGGCGCGTCGACCCAATGTCTTCTGCAAGTTGTCAGGCATGGTGACGGAAGCGGATTTCCTTTCCTGGACCGGGGAGCAGTTGAGGCCGTATTTCGAGATCGTCCTGGATGCCTTCGGACCCCAGCGATTGATGTTTGGTTCCGATTGGCCGGTCTGTCTGGTGGCTTGCGGCTACCAGCGTTGGCGAGACCTGGTATTTGGATGGTTGACGAACCTGTCGACCGATGAACAGGCCCGTGTTCTGGGCGGTACGGCGATCGAAGCCTATCGGTTGTGA
- a CDS encoding aminoglycoside phosphotransferase family protein codes for MTPESIAAEFEVPGQVVTVLSIDSGNVNDTYRVIKRTTFSEVQFVLQRINQAVFPRPDLVMANMKAITDFGHRRLEEQLATSNRIWQLPKVIPTVTGKDFFIDENGSYWRALSMIASASSHEQVLNVEHAYEAGYVLGHFQRIIADFPADHLADTLPGFHITPGYLKTHDRVIETEKARQKLKASSEARRIEEFIQERRGFASVLEDARERGELQLRPIHGDPKITNIMMDEITGKGTAIVDLDTVKPGLIHYDFGDCVRSVCNPAGEEASDLKDVVVDLDYFEALVRGYLKQARNFLTDWDRKYLYDSVRLITFELGLRFFTDYLAGDVYFKTNYAAQNLNRGRVQMKLCESIETRESMLRRVLESV; via the coding sequence ATGACCCCCGAATCCATCGCAGCCGAATTTGAAGTTCCCGGGCAGGTTGTCACCGTCCTCAGCATCGACAGCGGCAACGTCAACGACACCTACCGGGTGATTAAACGGACCACGTTCTCCGAGGTTCAGTTCGTCCTCCAGCGGATCAACCAGGCGGTTTTTCCGCGACCGGACCTGGTCATGGCGAACATGAAGGCAATCACGGATTTCGGTCACCGGCGCCTGGAGGAGCAACTGGCCACCTCCAACCGGATCTGGCAACTGCCCAAGGTCATCCCGACGGTGACGGGCAAGGACTTTTTCATCGACGAGAACGGCAGCTACTGGCGGGCGCTCTCCATGATCGCCTCGGCCTCATCTCACGAACAGGTGCTCAATGTCGAGCATGCCTATGAAGCCGGCTATGTGCTGGGCCATTTCCAGCGGATCATCGCCGATTTTCCCGCCGACCACCTGGCCGACACCCTTCCCGGCTTCCACATCACCCCCGGCTACCTGAAAACCCACGACAGAGTTATTGAGACCGAGAAGGCTCGGCAGAAGCTGAAGGCGTCCTCCGAAGCCCGCCGGATCGAAGAATTCATCCAGGAAAGGCGAGGCTTCGCCTCCGTGCTCGAAGACGCCCGCGAGCGGGGCGAGTTGCAGCTGCGGCCCATCCATGGCGACCCCAAGATCACCAATATCATGATGGACGAAATCACCGGCAAAGGAACCGCCATTGTCGATCTGGACACGGTGAAGCCCGGCTTGATCCACTATGATTTTGGCGACTGTGTCCGCTCCGTCTGCAATCCGGCGGGCGAGGAAGCGAGCGACCTGAAGGACGTCGTGGTCGATCTCGACTATTTCGAGGCACTGGTGCGCGGCTACCTCAAGCAGGCCCGCAACTTCCTGACCGACTGGGACCGCAAGTACCTCTACGATTCGGTCCGCCTGATCACCTTCGAACTCGGCCTGCGCTTCTTCACCGACTACCTCGCGGGTGACGTGTATTTCAAGACGAATTACGCCGCGCAGAACCTGAACCGCGGCCGGGTCCAGATGAAGCTTTGCGAGAGCATCGAGACCCGCGAGTCCATGCTCCGGCGGGTGCTGGAGAGCGTCTGA
- a CDS encoding DUF5698 domain-containing protein produces the protein MELDLNSLPIGLLAVVVFFARVLDVSIGTVRTIATVQGRVALVFVLGLFEVTIWLVVIAAVLNTVLDRPWLLVFYAFGFSTGNVVGIMLEKKLALGHAILRIFTARLALEIAASLRENGFRVTRYEGEGARGPVSELHIICERRRMPEALELVQRIDPDVFYVCETPTRVRNFGSRSPLPPSSWFNLIKRK, from the coding sequence ATGGAACTCGACCTGAACAGTCTGCCGATCGGCCTGCTTGCCGTGGTTGTCTTTTTTGCCCGGGTCCTGGACGTTTCCATCGGAACGGTCCGCACGATCGCGACGGTTCAGGGCCGGGTCGCCCTGGTTTTCGTTCTGGGTCTCTTCGAGGTCACCATCTGGCTGGTCGTGATCGCCGCGGTTCTGAACACGGTTCTTGATCGACCCTGGCTGCTGGTCTTTTACGCGTTCGGATTCTCCACCGGGAACGTGGTCGGCATCATGCTCGAGAAGAAGCTTGCCTTGGGTCACGCCATCCTACGGATATTCACCGCCCGGCTTGCTCTCGAAATCGCTGCTTCGTTGCGGGAAAACGGCTTCCGGGTGACACGCTACGAGGGAGAAGGGGCCCGTGGGCCGGTCAGCGAACTGCATATCATCTGCGAGCGGCGGCGGATGCCAGAAGCCCTCGAGCTTGTTCAGCGAATCGACCCGGATGTCTTCTATGTCTGCGAGACCCCGACCCGGGTGCGCAACTTCGGCTCCCGGAGTCCCCTGCCGCCGTCGAGTTGGTTCAATCTGATCAAACGCAAATAG
- a CDS encoding antibiotic biosynthesis monooxygenase, which produces MASNRITWHLKLNVKPGKQETLRALCAEMSKATASNEPGTLIYEWYISPDGTSCHIIESYADSAAAMVHIATFGEKYAERFLDCLEPTGLAVYGNPSEEVRSALAGHGAVHLGELGGFRR; this is translated from the coding sequence ATGGCCTCGAATCGAATCACCTGGCACCTGAAGTTGAATGTGAAGCCCGGCAAACAGGAGACCCTGCGCGCCCTCTGCGCCGAGATGTCCAAAGCCACCGCGTCCAACGAACCCGGCACACTCATCTACGAGTGGTACATCAGCCCGGACGGAACCTCCTGTCATATCATCGAGAGCTATGCGGATTCGGCCGCCGCCATGGTCCATATCGCGACTTTCGGCGAGAAGTATGCGGAACGATTTCTCGATTGTCTGGAGCCGACCGGCCTGGCTGTCTACGGAAATCCGAGTGAGGAGGTCCGGAGCGCCCTGGCGGGCCATGGAGCCGTCCACCTCGGGGAACTCGGCGGCTTCCGGCGCTGA
- a CDS encoding phosphotransferase, which produces MKDLKNRIETWLASIEPGSRLLRVWSLGGGTSSGMTAFRFSSRGETRTLVLRQPNDWTLENRPGTVRNEFRRLRALHQGHIAVPHAVFCDESGAVFGRPGLVIDYIKGRPEFEPGDMAQYLRQYTRQLADIHHFDLTNKELVLLEAPAIDIDPRADDRIAAAEKIYRVDCIYAALTDHAGRTSGNDEMLLHGDYWPGNTLWRDGSLVAVIDWEEATRGDPLHDLSIARLDLWFAFGRGAAQAFTEYYQALNPIDMTLLPLWDLRAALRPVGNLEVWATCYGPMGRPDITLDRMKAAHIEFVDQAFEALRAL; this is translated from the coding sequence ATGAAAGACCTGAAGAACCGGATAGAGACCTGGCTCGCCTCGATCGAGCCGGGAAGTCGGTTGCTTCGGGTCTGGTCACTTGGCGGGGGCACATCTTCCGGAATGACCGCGTTCCGCTTTTCGAGCCGTGGTGAAACCCGGACCCTTGTCCTCCGCCAGCCCAACGACTGGACATTGGAAAACCGTCCCGGGACCGTGCGCAACGAGTTCCGACGACTCCGGGCGCTCCACCAGGGCCATATCGCCGTCCCGCATGCCGTCTTTTGCGACGAATCGGGAGCCGTTTTCGGTCGACCCGGACTGGTGATAGACTACATCAAAGGCCGCCCCGAATTCGAGCCCGGAGACATGGCTCAATATCTTCGGCAATACACCCGGCAACTGGCGGACATCCACCACTTCGACCTGACGAACAAAGAGCTGGTCTTGTTGGAGGCACCGGCAATCGACATTGATCCGCGCGCGGACGACCGAATCGCCGCGGCCGAGAAAATCTACCGGGTGGATTGCATCTACGCCGCCTTGACCGACCATGCCGGTCGGACTTCCGGCAATGATGAGATGCTCCTGCACGGCGATTACTGGCCCGGCAACACCCTCTGGCGGGACGGATCGCTGGTGGCGGTAATCGACTGGGAGGAAGCGACCAGAGGGGATCCGCTTCACGACCTTTCGATTGCGAGGCTCGACCTGTGGTTTGCCTTCGGTCGGGGCGCCGCCCAGGCCTTCACGGAGTATTATCAGGCCCTCAACCCCATTGACATGACCCTTCTGCCACTCTGGGACCTGCGCGCGGCACTCCGACCGGTGGGTAATCTCGAAGTCTGGGCAACCTGCTACGGGCCGATGGGGCGCCCCGACATCACGCTTGATCGGATGAAGGCGGCGCACATCGAATTCGTCGACCAGGCCTTTGAGGCCCTGCGGGCGCTTTGA
- a CDS encoding VF530 family protein, which produces MTNPKSNDPLHGMTLEAILNDLVDHYGWEELGARIRINCFNDNPSVQSSLKFLRKTPWARSRVESLFLQMIRRNRN; this is translated from the coding sequence ATGACAAACCCGAAAAGCAACGATCCCCTCCACGGGATGACCCTGGAGGCGATTCTGAATGACCTGGTGGATCATTATGGATGGGAGGAATTGGGCGCACGTATCCGAATCAATTGCTTCAACGATAACCCAAGCGTTCAATCCAGTCTCAAGTTCCTGCGGAAAACACCCTGGGCGCGATCCAGGGTGGAGTCGCTCTTTCTGCAGATGATCCGCCGCAATCGAAACTGA
- a CDS encoding CoA-binding protein yields the protein MKTLVLGASDNEERYANKAVRMLADHHHEVVAVGRAAGTIGTIPVVTGQPAVPDVDTVTLYIGPRFQADISDYVIRLKPRRVIFNPGTENPEFQQLLESKGIAVIEACTLVLLSTGQY from the coding sequence ATGAAGACTCTGGTATTGGGGGCGAGTGACAACGAGGAGCGTTACGCGAACAAAGCGGTGCGAATGTTGGCGGACCATCATCATGAAGTCGTTGCGGTGGGCCGCGCCGCCGGGACCATCGGAACCATCCCCGTCGTGACGGGCCAACCCGCGGTTCCGGATGTCGATACGGTGACCCTCTACATCGGGCCGCGTTTCCAGGCGGATATCTCGGATTACGTAATCCGCCTCAAACCCAGGCGGGTCATCTTCAACCCCGGCACGGAGAATCCCGAGTTTCAGCAGCTGCTTGAATCGAAGGGGATTGCCGTGATCGAGGCCTGCACCCTGGTCCTTCTCAGCACGGGTCAATACTGA